One window of the Runella slithyformis DSM 19594 genome contains the following:
- a CDS encoding MerR family transcriptional regulator, giving the protein MSNYSIRDLEQLSGIKAHTLRIWEQRYNIIQPKRTDTNIRMYDDQDLKLVLNISLLKDHGFKISEISKLPLDEMAKEVIAISDKKLNYPDQIQALTISMIDLDEERFEKIISTNFLQFGFENTMLNIIYPFLSRIGTLWMTGSIGPAQEHFMSNLIRQKVIVAIDGQVIKHRPDVKKFLLYLPEGELHEIGLLFATYVIRSRNHKVIYLGQTLPFNELVFAHEVHKPHFIFSILTSVPANEEVQPYVDRLCDQFPDTHILLTGYQVVGQDIQLKPNASIINKTEDLVEFLH; this is encoded by the coding sequence ATGAGCAATTATTCTATTCGGGATCTAGAACAACTTTCCGGCATTAAGGCGCACACGCTGCGTATTTGGGAACAGCGTTATAACATCATTCAACCCAAACGTACGGATACCAACATTCGCATGTACGATGACCAGGATCTAAAACTGGTTCTTAATATCTCTCTTCTTAAAGACCACGGGTTTAAAATCTCGGAAATATCAAAACTCCCTTTGGATGAAATGGCCAAAGAGGTCATTGCCATTTCTGACAAAAAGCTCAATTATCCCGATCAGATTCAGGCGCTTACTATCTCAATGATCGATTTGGATGAAGAGCGTTTTGAGAAGATCATCAGTACTAACTTTCTGCAATTCGGATTTGAGAATACGATGCTCAACATCATTTATCCGTTTTTGAGCCGGATCGGCACCCTTTGGATGACGGGGTCCATCGGACCCGCTCAGGAGCACTTTATGAGCAATCTGATTCGCCAGAAAGTGATTGTAGCCATTGACGGGCAAGTCATCAAGCACCGACCTGACGTTAAGAAGTTTTTACTGTATCTGCCGGAAGGAGAACTGCACGAGATCGGTCTGCTTTTTGCAACCTACGTGATACGCTCCCGCAATCATAAGGTAATTTATTTGGGACAAACACTGCCCTTCAATGAATTGGTCTTTGCGCATGAGGTGCACAAACCCCATTTTATTTTCTCGATCCTTACTTCGGTTCCTGCCAACGAAGAGGTGCAACCCTACGTTGACAGGCTGTGTGACCAATTTCCGGATACGCATATTTTACTGACCGGCTATCAGGTGGTTGGGCAGGATATTCAGCTGAAACCCAACGCCAGCATCATTAATAAAACGGAAGATTTAGTAGAGTTTCTCCATTAA
- a CDS encoding carotenoid biosynthesis protein produces MYSILNQLRTPIAQRVIFIILPLMHIAGFIGLQFPPTQPLFKALVPFHLLSSLALMLLFHSDWNKSAVLFCVIAYIVGFTVEALGVHTGVIFGEYRYGPTLGWKMIEIPLIIGVNWLTLIYSTGVVANQWHRSGSVKALLAAGVVVGLDVLIEPVAIRLDFWQWSGNTVPLQNYVAWYIIAFGLLWLFYELPFRKQNRLAGLMLICQAAFFAAHNIAYFIE; encoded by the coding sequence ATGTACTCCATTCTAAACCAGCTTCGCACTCCGATCGCTCAACGCGTTATCTTTATTATATTACCGCTCATGCACATAGCCGGTTTTATCGGCTTGCAGTTTCCGCCAACACAACCCCTCTTTAAAGCATTAGTTCCCTTTCATCTGCTGAGTTCATTGGCACTGATGCTGCTTTTCCATTCAGATTGGAATAAGTCAGCCGTGTTATTTTGCGTCATTGCCTATATAGTTGGATTTACGGTCGAGGCACTGGGAGTTCATACGGGCGTGATTTTTGGAGAGTATCGGTACGGCCCTACGCTTGGGTGGAAAATGATCGAGATTCCGTTAATTATCGGTGTTAATTGGCTCACCCTTATCTACAGCACGGGCGTCGTGGCAAACCAATGGCATCGCTCCGGATCGGTAAAGGCATTGCTTGCCGCCGGGGTGGTGGTAGGGTTGGATGTTTTGATCGAACCCGTAGCAATACGGTTGGATTTTTGGCAATGGTCCGGCAATACCGTACCTCTTCAAAATTATGTGGCTTGGTACATAATTGCATTCGGTTTATTGTGGCTGTTTTACGAGCTTCCTTTCCGTAAGCAAAACCGCTTGGCAGGGCTGATGCTGATTTGTCAGGCGGCTTTTTTTGCCGCACATAACATTGCTTACTTTATTGAATAA
- a CDS encoding GatB/YqeY domain-containing protein, whose product MSLKQRIDEDIKQAMRDKNQDTLRALRAIKSLILLEETKEGANGISADDELKLLTKAAKQRRDSAAIYEQQNRPDLLEKEMAEIAVIEKYLPQQLTEEEVKTKLQEIIDRVGAKAPSDMGKVMGIAMKELAGQTDGKVVQTLVKSLLV is encoded by the coding sequence ATGTCACTCAAACAACGCATAGACGAAGACATCAAACAAGCCATGCGCGACAAAAATCAGGATACGTTGCGGGCATTACGGGCTATTAAGTCATTAATTTTATTGGAAGAAACGAAAGAAGGTGCCAACGGCATCAGTGCAGACGATGAGCTGAAGCTTCTGACCAAGGCCGCTAAACAGCGCCGCGATTCAGCGGCTATCTATGAACAGCAAAATCGTCCTGATTTACTGGAAAAAGAAATGGCGGAAATCGCCGTTATTGAAAAATATTTACCCCAACAACTGACCGAAGAAGAGGTAAAGACCAAACTTCAGGAAATCATTGATCGAGTAGGGGCCAAAGCACCCTCCGACATGGGTAAAGTAATGGGCATTGCCATGAAAGAATTGGCCGGACAAACTGACGGAAAGGTCGTTCAGACGTTGGTGAAGAGTTTGCTGGTATAG
- a CDS encoding CvpA family protein: MNTLDLLILIPLAWGAFNGYRKGLLIEIVGVAAFVIAMIVGFKFLRFGTDLLAPYLTAELVRRFLPFVGFSVIFFPTVFMVNRLGYSLRSMLRYTLLGTLDNLAGAAVGIFTWVFGISVFFWLLSTVGIQIPPKYRIESFLYEYTLPIAPKIISVISDWIPVGGNLIREWGRSE, encoded by the coding sequence ATGAATACACTGGATTTACTGATTCTTATTCCTCTCGCCTGGGGGGCTTTTAATGGCTATCGCAAAGGTCTCCTGATCGAAATTGTAGGAGTCGCGGCCTTTGTGATAGCTATGATTGTTGGCTTCAAGTTTTTACGCTTCGGAACCGACCTGTTGGCCCCTTACCTGACAGCGGAGCTTGTGCGGCGGTTTTTGCCTTTTGTCGGCTTCTCCGTTATTTTTTTTCCTACCGTTTTTATGGTCAATCGCCTTGGGTACTCACTTCGCTCCATGCTGCGGTATACGCTGCTCGGTACACTTGATAATCTCGCCGGAGCGGCCGTTGGTATCTTTACCTGGGTGTTTGGTATCAGTGTCTTTTTTTGGTTATTGAGTACAGTCGGTATTCAGATACCGCCCAAATACCGTATAGAAAGTTTCCTCTATGAGTATACACTGCCCATAGCTCCCAAGATCATCAGTGTCATTTCTGATTGGATTCCTGTTGGCGGCAATTTGATTCGGGAATGGGGAAGGAGTGAGTAA
- a CDS encoding Rossmann-like and DUF2520 domain-containing protein encodes MRISFVGAGNVAWHLAQALEHAGHHIVEVYSRDTRNARRLINKLYDTTVALHPDFAESSAELIILAVSDDALDDVMQRLVLPEECILVHTSGTKTLEELTRLVDIYSDVPAHTGVFYPLQTFSRDVPIELTEVPLCIEASDASTESTLIKLAQDLSNVVYLMNSEERAVMHIAAVFACNFTNHLFSISKRILDAEHLEFDLLKPLIRETVRKAMEAPDPTMVQTGPARRGDRQILERHLDYLERYPAWQGLYETLSESIMKK; translated from the coding sequence ATGCGTATTTCATTTGTCGGAGCAGGCAACGTAGCCTGGCATTTGGCTCAGGCCCTCGAACATGCCGGCCATCATATTGTGGAAGTATACAGTCGCGATACGCGCAATGCCCGCCGCCTGATCAATAAACTGTATGATACGACCGTAGCCCTCCATCCGGATTTTGCAGAAAGTTCGGCAGAACTCATTATTTTAGCCGTAAGCGACGATGCACTTGATGACGTAATGCAACGCCTCGTATTGCCAGAGGAGTGTATACTTGTCCATACATCCGGCACCAAAACATTGGAAGAACTGACTCGACTGGTGGATATTTACAGTGATGTCCCCGCTCATACCGGCGTTTTTTATCCGCTTCAAACCTTCAGTAGAGACGTACCCATTGAACTGACGGAAGTTCCGCTTTGCATTGAGGCTTCTGATGCCTCCACCGAATCCACGCTCATTAAATTGGCCCAGGACCTCAGCAACGTGGTCTACCTGATGAATTCAGAAGAGCGGGCCGTCATGCATATAGCCGCAGTCTTTGCCTGTAATTTTACAAACCACCTTTTCTCCATTTCAAAACGGATACTGGATGCCGAGCATTTGGAATTTGACCTGCTCAAACCCCTTATCCGTGAAACGGTCCGCAAGGCCATGGAAGCCCCTGACCCAACCATGGTTCAGACGGGCCCTGCCCGCCGAGGCGACCGCCAAATTCTGGAAAGACATCTGGATTACTTAGAGCGATACCCTGCCTGGCAGGGATTGTACGAAACGCTTTCGGAAAGTATTATGAAAAAATAA
- a CDS encoding RNA polymerase sigma factor, which translates to MFFRKKANFTEDDLEDVIRACLNNDGRAQRMLFQQFFGYAKGISLRYSSSMEEAEEILNESFLKVFQHLERYDMNQPFKAWLRTIVVNTAISYYRKNQKFHGEIGLDNIREPSLDESVIDQISADEILALVQQLKPIYRTVFTMHVVDGYQLREIADVLNFNEATVRSHFARARTRLQELIRQSYPSFSEGTTDQRFK; encoded by the coding sequence TTGTTTTTTAGAAAGAAAGCCAATTTTACGGAAGATGACCTTGAAGACGTCATTCGAGCCTGCCTGAACAACGACGGGCGCGCGCAGCGAATGCTTTTTCAACAGTTTTTCGGGTATGCAAAAGGCATAAGTCTGCGGTACTCTTCCTCCATGGAAGAAGCCGAAGAAATTCTCAATGAAAGTTTTCTCAAAGTGTTCCAACACCTCGAACGATATGACATGAACCAACCGTTCAAGGCATGGTTAAGAACCATTGTGGTCAACACTGCCATTAGCTATTATCGTAAAAATCAAAAGTTTCACGGAGAGATCGGTCTGGATAATATCCGCGAACCATCGTTGGATGAATCAGTCATTGATCAGATATCGGCCGATGAGATTTTAGCCTTGGTGCAACAGTTGAAGCCTATTTATCGTACAGTATTTACGATGCATGTGGTCGATGGGTACCAACTCCGCGAAATCGCCGATGTGCTCAATTTTAACGAAGCCACCGTACGCTCGCATTTTGCCCGCGCCCGTACCCGACTTCAGGAACTGATCAGGCAGTCCTATCCTTCTTTTTCGGAAGGGACTACGGATCAACGTTTTAAATAA
- a CDS encoding voltage-gated chloride channel family protein: MTKPRPSFYSKIEQLPALVFVLKWLLLSLIVGVLAGSASAFFLVSLNWVTDWRESHPWIIGCLPVGGFIVGAAYHYWGQDVVKGNNQLIEEFHSPKQIIPLKMAPLVLFGTLVTHFFGGSAGREGTAVQMGGAIADQFSRLFKLSPADRRIILIIGISAGFASVFGTPLAGAVFALEVLIVGRMRYEALLPSLLTALIADYTCHAWNVSHTHYAIPYVPPLHADTLVYSLLAGILFGLTAMAFSKTVHFWGIFFKDRISYAPLRPVVGGIVIALAVWGIGTTKYIGLGVPTIVASFQEPLPAYDFLLKLLFTTFTLGAGFKGGEVTPLFFIGAALGNALALFIPLPMALLAGMGFVAVFSGATNTPIACTLMGIELFGADCGVFVGLACVVAYLFSGHSGIYGSQITENAKH, translated from the coding sequence ATGACTAAACCCCGACCTTCTTTTTATTCAAAAATTGAACAATTGCCTGCCTTGGTTTTTGTGCTGAAATGGCTTTTATTGTCGTTGATCGTGGGCGTATTGGCGGGCTCAGCCTCCGCTTTTTTTCTCGTATCGTTGAATTGGGTCACCGATTGGCGGGAATCACATCCGTGGATCATTGGGTGTCTACCCGTGGGCGGATTCATCGTGGGCGCGGCGTACCATTATTGGGGACAGGATGTAGTCAAAGGCAACAATCAACTGATTGAAGAGTTTCACAGTCCCAAACAGATCATTCCGCTCAAAATGGCCCCTTTGGTATTGTTCGGTACGCTGGTCACGCACTTTTTCGGCGGGTCGGCAGGTCGCGAAGGTACGGCCGTTCAAATGGGCGGGGCCATTGCCGACCAGTTCAGCCGACTGTTCAAACTCTCTCCGGCTGACCGTCGGATTATCTTAATCATCGGAATCAGCGCGGGCTTTGCGTCGGTCTTCGGTACACCGCTGGCCGGCGCTGTTTTTGCGTTGGAAGTACTGATCGTGGGCAGAATGCGTTACGAAGCCCTTTTGCCGAGTTTATTGACGGCGCTCATCGCCGATTATACCTGCCATGCCTGGAACGTATCCCATACCCATTATGCCATCCCATATGTACCTCCGCTGCACGCCGATACCCTTGTATACAGCCTTTTGGCCGGTATTCTGTTTGGACTGACGGCCATGGCTTTTTCCAAAACCGTACATTTTTGGGGCATTTTTTTCAAAGACCGTATATCCTATGCTCCCCTGCGCCCGGTTGTGGGCGGAATAGTCATTGCGTTGGCAGTTTGGGGAATAGGAACGACCAAATACATCGGCTTAGGCGTTCCGACGATCGTCGCATCTTTTCAGGAACCATTACCCGCCTACGACTTTTTACTCAAATTACTCTTTACCACCTTCACATTAGGGGCAGGGTTCAAAGGCGGAGAAGTCACGCCGCTGTTTTTTATCGGGGCGGCTCTGGGCAATGCCTTAGCACTGTTCATCCCGTTGCCTATGGCATTGCTGGCGGGCATGGGATTTGTGGCGGTGTTTTCAGGTGCCACAAATACGCCCATTGCCTGTACCCTGATGGGCATTGAACTTTTCGGGGCCGACTGCGGTGTTTTTGTCGGCTTGGCCTGCGTCGTGGCGTACTTATTTTCGGGACATTCGGGTATTTACGGCTCTCAGATAACAGAAAATGCTAAGCATTAA
- a CDS encoding TonB-dependent receptor produces MQNNQKPKHPTGNLSIILFAHLFLLSFTHSLKAQTLTQTIRGVIVDKNIQTPIVGATVVLVGSNPIKGTITDAEGSFQLTQVPIGRQTIKITSMGYKEMLLNNVVVNAGKELIINVGLEEDITQLSEVTVRPIIEKDKPLNEMATVSARTFSVEETQRYAAAINDPARMATAYAGVIAADDGGNNIVIRGNAPNGLLWRMEGIDIPNPNHFSSLGAAGGGVSILSAQVLTNSDFMTGAFPAEYGNALSGVFDLKLRKGNNQKHEYTVQAGLLGLDVAAEGPFSKNYKGSYLINYRYSTLELLSKIGLPIGDFAQRFQDISYNISLPTAKFGKFTLFGFGGLSSTIGEPKADSTLWKTEGDKRYDEKFRSNTGAWGATHAINLSNKAFLKTVVLYSAYENGFQQKRYTNEYVLQPRYDESYRLSKLTVSSTLNYKLNARLVLRAGAIWSHQSYDLFRESWNGEQKKMERFLSSDGQTGTLQAYAQLNYKLSEKLTANLGVHTLALMLNNSRSVEPRGSLKWDLAPGQSLAFGYGMHSQMHPLALYFYSNQLTDAGVNYPNLNTGFTKAQHFVLSYDRLLNEHTRLKIETYYQSLYDVPVSADGQNAFSLLNVTDGFVLRRLANTGKGRNYGVEMTLERFLHNNFYYLLSGSLFTSEYTGSDNVWRSTRFDGGGAGNFLVGKEWLMGRSKNNVLGVNLKTTYVGGFRATPIDLAASRRKGETVLIENETNSQTLDAYFRSDIRVSWKRNRRGFTGTLSLDIQNVSNRQNIYGRYYDSNLDEIRIAYQLPLIPVLNYRIEF; encoded by the coding sequence ATGCAAAACAACCAAAAACCAAAACATCCAACCGGAAACCTGAGCATAATTTTATTCGCTCATTTATTCCTCCTCTCATTCACTCATTCCTTAAAAGCTCAAACGCTAACGCAGACCATCCGAGGGGTCATTGTGGATAAAAATATTCAAACCCCCATCGTGGGAGCCACGGTGGTGTTGGTCGGTTCTAACCCCATTAAAGGGACCATCACCGATGCGGAAGGCAGTTTTCAACTGACACAGGTGCCCATCGGTCGCCAAACGATTAAAATCACGTCGATGGGCTACAAAGAAATGCTCCTGAACAACGTTGTGGTCAACGCAGGGAAAGAGCTGATTATCAACGTCGGACTGGAAGAAGACATTACCCAATTATCCGAAGTCACCGTCCGGCCGATAATCGAGAAAGACAAACCGCTCAACGAGATGGCCACGGTCAGCGCGCGGACCTTTTCGGTGGAAGAAACCCAACGCTACGCGGCCGCCATCAACGACCCGGCTCGTATGGCTACGGCTTACGCGGGCGTCATTGCCGCCGACGATGGAGGTAATAACATCGTCATCCGAGGCAATGCCCCTAATGGGTTGTTGTGGCGTATGGAAGGCATCGACATTCCCAACCCCAACCACTTTTCAAGCTTAGGTGCAGCGGGAGGGGGCGTTTCGATCCTGAGCGCTCAGGTATTGACCAACTCCGACTTTATGACGGGTGCTTTTCCTGCCGAATACGGCAATGCGCTCTCGGGCGTGTTTGACCTCAAACTCCGTAAGGGAAACAATCAAAAGCATGAGTACACGGTTCAGGCAGGCTTATTGGGGCTGGACGTAGCCGCTGAGGGGCCGTTCTCTAAAAACTACAAAGGCTCTTACCTGATCAATTATCGGTATTCTACCCTTGAATTACTGTCCAAGATAGGGCTTCCCATCGGGGATTTTGCCCAACGTTTTCAGGATATTTCGTACAATATTTCATTGCCCACCGCCAAATTCGGCAAATTTACCCTGTTCGGTTTCGGCGGACTGAGCAGTACGATCGGTGAGCCAAAAGCAGATTCTACGCTCTGGAAGACCGAAGGCGACAAACGATACGACGAAAAATTCCGCTCAAACACCGGGGCGTGGGGCGCTACCCACGCCATCAACCTGAGCAACAAAGCGTTTCTGAAAACCGTTGTGCTGTATTCTGCCTATGAAAATGGGTTTCAACAAAAACGGTATACCAATGAATACGTTTTGCAACCCCGTTATGACGAAAGTTACCGACTGAGCAAACTGACGGTTTCGAGTACGCTCAACTATAAGCTCAACGCGCGATTGGTGCTGCGGGCAGGAGCCATTTGGAGTCATCAGTCCTACGATCTGTTTCGTGAATCGTGGAACGGGGAGCAAAAAAAAATGGAACGATTTCTTTCTTCCGATGGGCAAACCGGCACGCTTCAGGCTTATGCTCAGTTGAATTACAAATTATCTGAAAAGCTGACGGCAAATCTGGGCGTACACACCTTGGCGTTGATGCTCAACAACAGTCGTTCCGTGGAGCCACGCGGTTCGCTCAAGTGGGATTTGGCACCCGGACAATCCTTGGCCTTTGGGTACGGAATGCACAGTCAGATGCATCCGCTGGCACTTTATTTTTATTCCAACCAACTAACCGATGCGGGCGTCAATTACCCTAACCTTAATACCGGTTTTACCAAAGCCCAACACTTTGTGCTTTCCTACGACCGACTGCTTAACGAGCATACACGGTTAAAAATAGAGACCTATTACCAATCACTTTATGATGTACCCGTCAGTGCCGACGGGCAGAATGCCTTTTCCCTGCTCAACGTGACCGACGGATTTGTACTGCGCCGGTTGGCCAATACCGGCAAAGGACGTAACTATGGTGTAGAGATGACCTTGGAACGTTTTCTGCACAACAATTTTTACTACCTGCTGAGCGGCTCCCTCTTTACCTCTGAGTACACCGGCTCGGATAATGTATGGCGCAGTACCCGTTTTGACGGCGGCGGCGCGGGAAACTTTTTGGTGGGGAAAGAATGGCTCATGGGCCGCAGTAAAAACAACGTGCTGGGCGTCAATCTCAAAACCACCTACGTGGGCGGCTTTCGGGCTACCCCTATTGATTTAGCTGCTTCGCGCCGCAAAGGCGAAACCGTTTTGATTGAAAATGAAACCAATTCCCAAACCTTGGATGCCTATTTCCGTTCGGATATTCGGGTAAGTTGGAAGCGTAATCGAAGAGGATTCACCGGCACCCTTTCGCTTGATATTCAAAACGTTAGTAATCGCCAAAATATCTATGGCCGGTATTACGATTCAAATTTGGACGAAATACGTATCGCGTATCAACTGCCGCTTATTCCGGTATTGAATTACCGTATAGAATTTTAA
- a CDS encoding DUF456 domain-containing protein translates to MDILLLILAIAGLLVGLAGAVLPLPGPPLSFAGLLCLHFSSYAELGQITLYSLGFITLAVTVLDYYVPIWGVKKFGGTNYGAWGSTIGLVLGFFVIPALGIFLGAFLGALIGELIAGMAFNKALKAAIGSFLGFITGIFVKVVLCLIMIGYAVTAFIP, encoded by the coding sequence ATGGATATTCTGCTGCTTATTTTAGCCATTGCCGGATTGTTGGTCGGGCTGGCGGGGGCCGTACTTCCGCTTCCGGGACCGCCTTTAAGTTTTGCCGGACTGCTGTGCCTGCATTTCAGCAGTTATGCCGAGCTTGGGCAAATCACGCTCTACAGCCTCGGTTTCATCACCTTAGCAGTCACGGTGTTGGATTATTACGTTCCTATTTGGGGCGTCAAAAAATTCGGCGGCACCAACTACGGGGCCTGGGGCTCTACTATCGGACTGGTGCTCGGTTTCTTTGTCATTCCTGCTTTAGGCATTTTTTTAGGGGCATTTTTGGGCGCACTGATCGGTGAACTCATTGCCGGAATGGCCTTCAATAAAGCCCTGAAAGCGGCGATCGGCTCTTTTTTAGGTTTCATCACGGGCATTTTTGTCAAAGTCGTCCTGTGTTTGATCATGATTGGTTATGCTGTGACGGCCTTCATTCCGTAA
- a CDS encoding saccharopine dehydrogenase family protein: MSKVLIIGAGGVGGVVAHKCAMNSHVFTDIMLASRTKSKCDKIALDIQAMHGVTIQTAAVDADIVAELVVLIKSFQPKMVINVALPYQDLTIMDACLETGVHYMDTANYEPKDVAKFEYSWQWAYQERFKEAGLMALLGCGFDPGVTQVFTAFAHKHQFDEMHYLDIIDCNAGNHGKAFATNFNPEINIREITQPGRYWENGAWVEIPAMSIHKPIDYPGIGPRESYVLYHEELESLVKNFPTLKRARFWMTFGQAYLTHLEVLQNVGMTSIAPIKFQGMDIVPLEFLKAVLPPPESLGENYTGQTSIGCQIKGIKDGQDKTYYVWNNCDHAQCWQEVRAQAVSYTTGVPAMIGAMLMLTNPEWMKAGVWNCEELNPDPFMDLLNQHGLPWNEQINQPLPHEY; the protein is encoded by the coding sequence ATGTCAAAAGTACTAATTATTGGAGCAGGAGGCGTTGGAGGGGTGGTAGCTCATAAGTGTGCCATGAACTCCCACGTATTTACCGACATCATGCTGGCGAGTCGTACAAAGTCTAAATGCGACAAAATTGCCCTGGATATTCAGGCAATGCACGGCGTAACGATCCAAACGGCGGCCGTAGATGCTGATATTGTGGCGGAATTGGTGGTGCTCATCAAATCGTTTCAGCCCAAAATGGTCATCAACGTCGCTTTGCCGTACCAAGACCTGACCATCATGGATGCCTGCCTCGAAACGGGCGTGCATTACATGGATACCGCCAATTATGAGCCGAAAGATGTGGCCAAATTTGAATACAGCTGGCAGTGGGCCTATCAGGAACGCTTCAAAGAAGCCGGATTGATGGCATTGTTGGGTTGTGGTTTTGATCCCGGGGTCACGCAGGTATTTACGGCTTTTGCCCATAAGCATCAATTTGACGAGATGCATTACCTGGATATTATAGACTGTAATGCGGGCAACCACGGCAAAGCGTTTGCGACCAATTTTAACCCTGAGATCAACATTCGCGAAATCACGCAACCGGGTCGTTATTGGGAAAACGGCGCGTGGGTCGAAATTCCCGCCATGAGCATTCATAAGCCGATCGACTATCCGGGAATCGGCCCCCGGGAAAGCTATGTGCTGTATCACGAAGAACTCGAATCGTTGGTGAAAAACTTCCCGACCCTCAAACGCGCCCGTTTCTGGATGACCTTCGGACAGGCGTATCTGACGCACCTGGAAGTACTGCAAAATGTAGGCATGACGAGCATTGCGCCCATCAAGTTTCAGGGAATGGACATCGTTCCGCTGGAATTTCTAAAAGCGGTATTGCCTCCGCCGGAATCATTGGGCGAAAACTATACCGGACAGACCTCCATCGGTTGCCAGATCAAGGGTATCAAAGACGGACAGGATAAAACCTATTATGTATGGAATAACTGCGATCATGCACAGTGCTGGCAAGAGGTTCGTGCTCAGGCCGTTAGCTATACCACGGGCGTGCCGGCCATGATTGGTGCCATGCTGATGCTGACCAACCCTGAGTGGATGAAAGCGGGCGTTTGGAATTGCGAAGAACTGAATCCCGATCCGTTTATGGATTTGCTCAACCAACACGGTTT